The segment ATCATTGTCAGCAATTGCTGCGTGGGGTTTGCTTTGGCGGGTTGTGTCGGCGCAATCGGAAGGGTGCTTACCCGTTCTGCTGAGGCCGCAAGGGGGGTGGGTTGATTTTTCCGGGTACAGATCTGAGTCAAGTTCGTATGCGATACTGTATCGACGGCGTTAAAGGTTGTGAGTCCGGATGGCATGATGATGTCCCTATGGTTTGTATTTTGTACGGCATCATCCTAGGCCTATCCTGCTCGGGGAAATTTCAGATTTCGCCTGTCTTTATGTTATTAACATTTACTTGCAGGCATTAAGCGATGTTTTTGTCGTTGACTGCTATCAAAGCCATGGGTTGACGGAGGGTGTATAACGTAAGAACACCCACCTAAGAAAGCCCCGATGAATATTACGATACGCCAGCTGCGTGCGTTCCTGGCCGTGGCCCAGGAAGGCTCGATCGCCAATGCCTCCGAAAAGTTGTTTCTGACCCGTCCGGCTGTTTCCCAAACGTTGCAGGAACTGGAACGCCAGTTTGACAAAAAACTGTTCCACCGCGTCAGCAACCGTCTGATTCTCAACGCGGAAGGCAAGCGGCTGCTGCCGTATATCGATGAGCTGATCCAGCGGATCAATCAGATCGAAAATTTCTTCACGGACGACAGCGATAACTACCGCAAGCTGAAGATCGGCGCGACCAAGAGCATCGGCAATTACCTGCTGCCCAAGCTGCTGCAGCAGAACCATGCCAAGAACGGGGTGGGTTTTCCCACCGTGTTCGTCGGCTCGACGGCGGATATTTGCGCCAAGCTGCAGACCACCGAGCTTGACATGGCCCTGATCGAGTGCGCGGCCTATGACAATTTCCTCAACAAGCTTCCCTGGATTTCGGATGAGATGATCGTGATCGCACCGGTGGCCAGCCGTATCGCGATGGACGAGCCGCTGACGGTCAGTGATCTGGAACGCGAGCCCTGGGTCGTACGGGAAATGGGATCCGGCAGCCGCGAGCTTTTCGAGTCGGCCATCGGCAGTCGTCTGAAACACAAGCGGGTCGCCTTGGAAGTCAATGCCACTGAAGCGATCATCAGCGCCGTGACGCATGGCGCCGGTCTTGCTTTCGTGTCGCGCATCGCCGCCGAGGACGCGATCGCTCATGGTCTTGTGCGTCGTCTACCCATGAAAGACGAGTACTCGCGGCGCTTCTGCATCGTCACGCATTGCGAAAAGTTCATTGGACCGGATTTGCAGGCGTTGATCGATTTTCTGGTGGATTACGCCGCGGCTACCGAACTGCCGAAGACATCCTGAACCGGAACAACAAAAAAATACCCCCGCCAGAAAAGGTCGGGGGTATTTTTTTGCCCAGCAGGTATCAGACCGCGGCGGCTTCGTCCGCGATTGCCTCTTCTTCGAAGATCAGGCGCACCTTGCTGTCCTCCACCGTCACCGTGACCTCCCCGCCATCGGTGAGGCGACCGAATAGCAGTTCGTCGGCCAGCGCCTTGCGGATCGTGTCCTGAATGAGGCGAGCCATCGGCCGCGCGCCCATTTGCGGGTCGAAACCGTTCTTCGCCAGATGACGACGCAACTCGTCGGTGAAATGGATGTCCACCTTGCGCTCGGCGAGCTGCTGTTCGAGCTGCATGAGGAACTTGTCCACCACCTGCAGGATGATCGTTTCATCGAGCATCGCGAACGGAATGATCGCGTCGAGCCGATTGCGGAATTCGGGGCTGAACATCCGCTTGATATCGGCCATTTCGTCGCCGCTGGCGCGCGACGGCGTGAAGCCCAGGGTCGGTTTGGCCAGCGATTCGGCTCCCGCGTTGGTCGTCATGATGATGACCACATTGCGGAAATCCGCCTTGCGCCCATTGTTGTCCGTCAGCGTGCCGTGATCCATCACCTGCAGCAGCACGTTGAAGATGTCCGGATGCGCTTTTTCGATCTCGTCAAGCAGCAGCACGGCGTACGGGTGCTTGGTGATCGCTTCGGTCAGTTGTCCGCCCTGCTCGAAACCGACATAGCCCGGAGGCGCGCCTATCAGTCGCGATACGGCATGCCGTTCCATGTACTCGGACATGTCAAAGCGCAACAGCTCGACGCCCAGCGTGTAGGCAAGCTGTCGTGCCACCTCCGTCTTGCCAACTCCCGTGGGCCCGGAGAACAGGAAGGAACCGATCGGTTTTTGCGGATTGCCAAGACCGGAGCGGGCCATCTTGATGGCCGCGGACAGCGCCTCGATCGCCTTGTCCTGACCGAAAACCACGTTGCGCAAATCGCGGTCAAGATTCTTCAGTACATTCTTGTCATTGTTCGACACGGTCTTGGCCGGAATGCGGGCGATCTTGGCGACGATCTCCTCGATCTCCGACTTGTTGATGACTTTCTTCTGTCGCGACTTGGGCAGGATCTTCTGGGCGGCACCCGCTTCGTCGATCACATCGATGGCCTTGTCGGGCAGATGGCGGTCATTGATATAGCGTGCCGACAACTCTGCCGCGGACGCGAGCGCCCCTACCGTGTAGCGAACCCCGTGATGGGTTTCGAAGCG is part of the Paludibacterium paludis genome and harbors:
- a CDS encoding LysR substrate-binding domain-containing protein → MNITIRQLRAFLAVAQEGSIANASEKLFLTRPAVSQTLQELERQFDKKLFHRVSNRLILNAEGKRLLPYIDELIQRINQIENFFTDDSDNYRKLKIGATKSIGNYLLPKLLQQNHAKNGVGFPTVFVGSTADICAKLQTTELDMALIECAAYDNFLNKLPWISDEMIVIAPVASRIAMDEPLTVSDLEREPWVVREMGSGSRELFESAIGSRLKHKRVALEVNATEAIISAVTHGAGLAFVSRIAAEDAIAHGLVRRLPMKDEYSRRFCIVTHCEKFIGPDLQALIDFLVDYAAATELPKTS
- the clpA gene encoding ATP-dependent Clp protease ATP-binding subunit ClpA; amino-acid sequence: MIAQELEVSLHMAFMDARRKRHEFISVEHLLLAMLDNPSAADVLRACGANIDQLKKQLTDFVDEHTPTVPGETEVETQPTLGFQRVIQRAILHVQSSGKKEVTGANILVAIFGEKDSHAVYYLHQQGISRLDVVNFISHGITKQRSPQQPSEPREGSDGEGEEHAPGPGGALENYTLNLNAQARDGKIDPLIGRDPELERTVQILCRRRKNNPLLVGEAGVGKTAIAEGLARRIVNGEVPEVLARATVYALDMGALLAGTKYRGDFEQRLKAVVKQLTDDPHAILFIDEIHTLIGAGAASGGTLDASNLLKPALSNGSLRCIGATTYNEYRGIFEKDNALSRRFQKIDIAEPTVEQTVEILKGLKSRFETHHGVRYTVGALASAAELSARYINDRHLPDKAIDVIDEAGAAQKILPKSRQKKVINKSEIEEIVAKIARIPAKTVSNNDKNVLKNLDRDLRNVVFGQDKAIEALSAAIKMARSGLGNPQKPIGSFLFSGPTGVGKTEVARQLAYTLGVELLRFDMSEYMERHAVSRLIGAPPGYVGFEQGGQLTEAITKHPYAVLLLDEIEKAHPDIFNVLLQVMDHGTLTDNNGRKADFRNVVIIMTTNAGAESLAKPTLGFTPSRASGDEMADIKRMFSPEFRNRLDAIIPFAMLDETIILQVVDKFLMQLEQQLAERKVDIHFTDELRRHLAKNGFDPQMGARPMARLIQDTIRKALADELLFGRLTDGGEVTVTVEDSKVRLIFEEEAIADEAAAV